A genomic window from Passer domesticus isolate bPasDom1 chromosome Z, bPasDom1.hap1, whole genome shotgun sequence includes:
- the LOC135290431 gene encoding serine/threonine-protein kinase PAK 3-like, which yields MSENKNANIVTYLESYLVNEAVLLVLEYMDGGSLGDVVSVRRMAVGHIATVCRECLQGLAFLHANQVIHRDIKSDNILLGRDGSVKLADFGLCALLSPEQRKRRSMVGTTCWMAPEVVRREPYGPKVDTWSLGIVGIEMATGEPPYVRETSDRANFLIGKQGVPDLHKLRLPPGLCEFLGCCLQMDVDRRGSAKELLQHPFLQSAEPLLSLF from the exons ATGAGTGAAAATAAGAACGCCAATATTGTCACCTACCTAGAAAG CTACCTTGTCAATGAGGCTGTCCTGCTGGTCTTGGAGTATATGGATGGAGGCTCCTTAGGTGATGTGGTCAGCGTGAGAAGGATGGCTGTAGGACACATAGCAACAGTGTGTCGGGAG tgcctgcaaggcctggcTTTCCTTCATGCCAACCAGGTGATCCATAGAGATATCAAAAGTGACAACATCCTTCTGGGCCGGGATGGCTCCGTCAAGTTGG ctgattttggcctctgtgctctgctcagccctgagcagaggAAACGGAGGTCGATGGTCGGGACCACTTGCTGGATGGCACCCGAGGTTGTGAGAAGAGAGCCTtacggccccaaagtggacacctGGTCCCTTGGCATCGTGGGAatagaaatggccacaggagagCCTCCTTATGTTCGGGAAACCAGTGACAGG gccaacttcctgatagGCAAGCAAGGGGTACCAGACCTGCACAAGCTCAGGCTACCCCCTGGCTTGTGTGAatttctgggctgctgcctgcagatggatgtggacaggcgaggctctgccaaggaacttctgcag catccatttcTGCAATCAGCGGAGCCTCTCTTAAGCCTCTTCTGA